In one window of Paracoccus saliphilus DNA:
- a CDS encoding ATP-dependent Clp protease proteolytic subunit — translation MSDPAEFYMNTLVPMVVEQTSRGERSYDIFSRLLKERIIFVSGPVHDGMSTLICAQLLFLEAENPSKDISMYINSPGGVVTSGLSIYDTMQYIRPRVSTLVVGQAASMGSLLLAAGEPGLRYSLPNSRVMVHQPSGGYQGQATDILIHARETEKLKRRLNEIYVKHTGQSLEDVEEALERDRFMSPDEAKDWGIIDEVLTPRGKAESEKK, via the coding sequence ATGAGCGATCCGGCAGAATTCTACATGAACACCCTCGTTCCCATGGTGGTCGAACAGACCTCGCGCGGGGAACGCTCCTACGACATCTTTTCTCGGCTTCTGAAGGAACGGATCATTTTCGTCTCGGGCCCTGTGCATGACGGGATGTCCACGCTGATATGTGCGCAGCTTCTGTTTCTTGAGGCAGAGAATCCGTCCAAGGATATCAGCATGTATATCAACAGTCCCGGCGGCGTGGTGACCTCGGGTCTGTCGATCTATGATACGATGCAATATATCCGTCCACGCGTCTCGACCCTCGTGGTCGGGCAGGCGGCCTCGATGGGCTCGTTGCTTCTCGCGGCCGGAGAGCCGGGGCTGCGTTATTCGCTGCCCAACAGCCGGGTGATGGTGCATCAGCCCTCGGGCGGCTACCAGGGGCAGGCGACCGATATCCTGATCCATGCGCGGGAAACCGAGAAGCTGAAACGCCGCCTGAATGAAATCTATGTGAAACACACTGGTCAATCGCTGGAAGACGTGGAAGAGGCGTTGGAGCGTGATCGCTTCATGTCGCCAGACGAGGCGAAGGATTGGGGCATCATCGACGAGGTGCTGACGCCCCGCGGCAAAGCCGAGTCAGAGAAGAAATAG